CACGATGCCGTCCACCCCGACCTCGGGACGATCGGCGACTTCGACGACTTCGTGGGCAGGACCAGGGAACTGGGCATGGAGGTGGCGCTCGACTTCGCGCTGCAGTGCTCCCCCGACCATCCGTGGGTCAAGGAGCACCCCGAGTGGTTCACCATCCGCGCCGACGGGAGCATCGCCTACGCGGAGAACCCGCCGAAGAAGTACCAGGACATCTACCCGCTCAACTTCGACAAGGACCCGGAGGGCATCTACGCCGAGGTCAAGCGGGTCGTCAGGCACTGGATGGACCACGGCGTGCGGATCTTCAGGGTGGACAACCCGCACACCAAGCCGGTCGGCTTCTGGGAGCGTCTGCTGGCCGACATCCGCTCGACCGACCCGGACGTGATCTTCCTCGCCGAGGCGTTCACCAGGCCCGCGATGCTGCAGACACTGGCGAAGATCGGATATCACCAGTCATATACGTACTTCACCTGGAAGAACTCCAAATATGACGTAGAGACGTATTTTTCGGAGCTATCGCACGAGACGTCGCACTTTCTGCGGCCGAATCTCTTCGTCAACACGCCCGACATCCTGCACGAATATCTTCAGCACGGCGGGGTCCCCGCCTTCAAGATCCGTGCGGTCCTCGCGGCGCTCACCTCCCCCACGTGGGGGGTCTACTCCGGCTACGAACTCGCCGAGAACGTCGCCGTACGGCCCGGCAGCGAGGAGTATCTCGACAGCGAGAAGTACCAGTACCGGCCGAGGGACTGGGTCGCCGCGGAGCGGGAGGGCCGCACTCTCGCCCCCTTCATCACCCATCTCAATTTGTTCCGAAGAGCTCACCCGGCCCTCCAGGAATTGCGTAATCTGAGATTCCACAGGGTCGACCACCCGGACCTGGTCTGCTTCTCCAAGCGGCTCCCTGGCGCCTACGACACGGCCACACGACGGCACGGCCTCGGCGACGTGGTCCTGGCGGTTGTCAACCTGGATCCGCACAATACTCATGAGGCCACGGTCGATCTCGACCTGCCCGCCCTCGGTCTCGACTGGAATGCCGAGTTCGTCGTCGACGACGAGGTGTCTGGCGAGTCGTACCGGTGGCGGCAGAGCAACTACGTGCGTCTCGACCCACACATTCACCCGGCGCACGTCTTCACCGTGCGAGCGGCTCATCGGTAACA
This window of the Nonomuraea africana genome carries:
- a CDS encoding alpha-1,4-glucan--maltose-1-phosphate maltosyltransferase, producing MIGRIPITNIYPVVDCGQWPAKAVAGETFEIAATVFREGHDAVAAGVVLSSPDGRRGHLKHMREQGKGTDRWAVSVCLPDEGDWLFRVEAWGDPIGTWLHDAEIKIPRGMDVELMCEEGARLFERAARGVRAADCPAPHAGNGTTRNGNGTLKTGQAKNGRLNTDTVKASALKAGAELKSAETCGHRAALLAVAATLRDDGVDPRARLSIAQLPETTALLEAHPLRDLLTRSKQQKIRVERRRALFGSWYEFFPRSEGAIVDGAGVSKSGNFQTAAKRLPAIARMGFDVVYLPPIHPIGTTFRKGRNNTLTPGPDDPGSPWAIGSEDGGHDAVHPDLGTIGDFDDFVGRTRELGMEVALDFALQCSPDHPWVKEHPEWFTIRADGSIAYAENPPKKYQDIYPLNFDKDPEGIYAEVKRVVRHWMDHGVRIFRVDNPHTKPVGFWERLLADIRSTDPDVIFLAEAFTRPAMLQTLAKIGYHQSYTYFTWKNSKYDVETYFSELSHETSHFLRPNLFVNTPDILHEYLQHGGVPAFKIRAVLAALTSPTWGVYSGYELAENVAVRPGSEEYLDSEKYQYRPRDWVAAEREGRTLAPFITHLNLFRRAHPALQELRNLRFHRVDHPDLVCFSKRLPGAYDTATRRHGLGDVVLAVVNLDPHNTHEATVDLDLPALGLDWNAEFVVDDEVSGESYRWRQSNYVRLDPHIHPAHVFTVRAAHR